In Flavobacterium sp. WV_118_3, one DNA window encodes the following:
- a CDS encoding choice-of-anchor J domain-containing protein, translating to MKMQKKLQLTTQGFLWIGFLDFLSGFPECLLHKKIKGKILTFLVLLFSISGYSQLTTENFEGGIPTSWTLFQNSVGTSSWGISNDGYLGGNAAYINPASENIGAGNTAQYFLVTPLVPVPANGELRFFTKQGSAANNGTIYQIRLSTASQPDINGFSVVLKSWTEADLNTGSPTAYEEKVVAIPDNIPVGLHIYIAFVAINTQTGATPTGDAWFVDNVRVVESCLKVQQSNFTAGNITAHTATLSWTHPSSNSFEIQVVPQGTVPAANGTPTTNSYSASSLVANTFYDVYIRTNCTGNVPQSEWAGPFTFKTGILGLSCSEPIVIPDVTTQAYTLSANLNQYQNPAVTYATHGSGCLSPAITNNYLSGAKAFLTYTPTTSGLITITQTTLGGTGCFNNATGVFVYQSCADVGVSCMAGMSTSTANVPKRISNLYVQAGQTYVIVVSSNLAPSASICFNLKVESSTCPAPATFTYKNLLQNSVSFSWDNVGGFATAWEYKALPTGSGVPTGAGTATTTNVDNVINTGLAPGTTYDLYVRSVCGSVPGNWSLPYKFTTQCAVFNTPYSTQFTGASATVPTPCWTAVDVNNDGLTWSYLGGYATMQTNTYQNYNNDIFVSPQVNVSGTPKRLRFKHQVVGGVASYAIRISTTGIGAQNFTIELMPDTPITNTTWVEKIINIPTSVTGPVNIAWVVSPATTHTATRISIDDVFIEDKPACPDPLSPVAQNVTEDQALLSWVNGDTETQWQVAIQPYGTGIPTGIGTLVNSNPYLATNLSPATHYEYYVRAYCSATQQSNWVGPFDFTTACITFPTPFSESFNDTDPTTKKFCWTTNNANNDGAQWTMGPTEARIQRGFMGPNSFDDWLITPAIHAVGNKKLTFKYRALLTPFTPNPRHGIQVLISTTDTNPTSFTEIAPLMEFTNTTYQEKSLYFTGTGTVYIAFRVPPGLLAPGTASTLNLDDVLIEDAPACPNPSDLAAASITQNAAVLSWTPGYAETAWEVKVQLAGTGMPTGSGTPVTPNATHTPNDLLPDTVYEYYVRAACGSAYSDWIGPFTFRTLCTPFNTPFVETFNSDSTSENCWRIVNSNNDSNAWNLNVTVNPYEGNQMAGMFTGSNGENDDWLISPTINVTANQRLRYYYRVNDSFFTEDLKIKLSTNGIALDQFTTTLYDSSTDPVLINNVEYKEKIINLPAGVTGNINIAFHVPFYQSTGSYRGQLLFIDNVVIEDIPACPQPSNAIASNLTDTEVQISWDANGTTAPWEISVQPFGTPAPVGNTQPQYLHTANNNPYTVSGLIPATKYQYYIRSLCGASGNSEWIGPFVFTTKCSFVNLCEYTISLTSGSSWGVGGGIDVIQNGVVVQTLQFPTGPFNQVPPPAEYTLLLCTGVEYSLFWDAVGTAPGQYPNAQVEVKNANGDVVWTSPLGLGTPRTVLYTGVSTCGTIACPQPTNLQVNAQSVFSWTPGGSETQWEVLVQPVGNGTLPQSGTIVNTPSYTPQPSDFDSPTAATYEYFVRAVCSGSSNSFWSGPKVFVRNDEPSTAIVVPVNQNEECNNSVSNVTFSGATPSSVPMTCSGINGGDIWFEFAATSRIHIIEANGFTGNFYISSGDEPYPNMIMTLYKVGAGGVLEEKACSNNNTITAMYSSELVVGETYKVRLTLNSTVASTRKFNLCIKTPADLCNVNAVNYDFEHPPMQSVTGIYTISTQYVVPGWRVNLDTWDAMFFSEALNAINSSPYSGGQCLQLLSDPEEDWNPNDPNIKGLYKEFDTSEITQMNYSFAHAARATNGSSVQLYAGPPAGPFALVTEVFAQGSTWNLHEGSYTVPTGQNVTRFIFRSKENVIGNMLDAANFKANNDVKTTAHTLNCSQNSTTVEAEGVGQWSAAADNPGATVITTPNVKTTTITGFTTPGVYTFYWRTRYCEKSVVITYEGITDVPTVTSPVVYCQNTTAVPLTATAPANYTLLWFTDPTGTGSATAPTPVTTTVGNTSYYVSLTDGNGCQGPKQEIVVQVNALPTATVTAPAPICSGSATTIVFNGTPNAVVTYTIDGGTNQTVTLDANGTASVTTPILTTNSVYTLVSVSDTNTCSQNLTDSITVNVMALPTATISGTTAICSGDTATITFNGTPNAVITYTVNGGTNQTVTLDTNGTATVTTSALTAATVYELVSVAAATSSCTATVTGSATITINSLPTATISGNATICAGTTTTVSFTGTPNAVVTYTIDNGTPQTITLDANGQATIVTGTGGVYTIITVTASGSLACSQTLSDSITITVTPLAAPTVTFGYDSVCVNATTSPVPTMAGGFTTGGTFSSASVTVNATTGVIDLTGATAGTHTIAYDIAANTTNCTDAGHYEASIVLTSGVNPVTIFSYDPVYCPDSPNALPQTATGFTQGGTFGSAPGLSLNTTTGEINIGASTPGSYTITYIVQADSATCNTGGQDSFDIVITPSIAVVVESGCENETLVLHAVPVNGSYNPATVSYSWKDQNNITVGTNDAMFNVDQYMAQNPTAALPQTFTVTVTSGTCTGSAALPVTSNPCRMIPKGISPNNDGSNDTFDLTGMGVRELSIFNRYGTEVYKFSGNYTNQWHGTSNNGTELPDGTYFYALVKENGTKATGWVYINREQ from the coding sequence ATGAAAATGCAAAAAAAATTACAATTAACTACTCAAGGTTTTTTGTGGATTGGCTTTCTGGATTTCCTTTCCGGTTTTCCTGAATGTTTATTGCACAAAAAAATAAAAGGTAAGATACTGACGTTTCTGGTCCTTTTATTTTCAATTTCGGGTTATAGTCAGCTGACTACCGAAAATTTTGAAGGAGGAATCCCCACCTCCTGGACGTTGTTTCAAAACAGTGTCGGAACTTCCAGTTGGGGTATTTCCAACGATGGTTATTTAGGAGGTAACGCGGCTTATATCAATCCGGCTTCAGAAAACATCGGTGCGGGAAATACGGCTCAGTATTTCCTGGTAACCCCTTTGGTACCGGTACCGGCCAACGGTGAATTGCGCTTCTTTACCAAACAGGGAAGTGCGGCAAACAATGGTACCATTTATCAGATTCGGCTTTCTACGGCAAGTCAGCCGGATATCAACGGTTTTTCGGTAGTATTGAAATCATGGACCGAGGCCGATTTGAATACCGGATCTCCTACAGCTTACGAAGAAAAAGTGGTGGCTATTCCGGATAATATCCCGGTAGGATTACATATTTATATTGCCTTTGTGGCCATTAATACGCAAACAGGAGCCACACCAACCGGCGATGCCTGGTTTGTAGATAATGTCAGGGTTGTGGAATCCTGTTTAAAGGTACAGCAATCCAATTTTACGGCGGGTAACATAACAGCACATACGGCTACTTTATCGTGGACACATCCGTCATCCAACTCGTTTGAAATTCAGGTTGTGCCACAGGGAACAGTACCGGCAGCCAACGGAACTCCGACAACCAATTCGTATTCGGCTTCTTCATTGGTAGCCAATACGTTTTACGATGTGTATATCCGTACCAATTGTACCGGTAACGTGCCACAAAGTGAATGGGCCGGTCCTTTTACATTTAAAACCGGTATCTTAGGATTGTCTTGTAGTGAACCGATCGTAATTCCGGATGTCACAACGCAGGCTTACACTTTGTCTGCAAACCTGAATCAATATCAGAATCCGGCCGTAACGTACGCAACACATGGAAGCGGATGTTTGTCACCGGCAATTACGAATAATTATTTAAGCGGAGCGAAGGCTTTTCTGACTTATACACCAACAACAAGTGGTTTAATTACAATTACGCAGACCACATTAGGCGGAACAGGATGTTTTAATAACGCAACCGGAGTTTTTGTGTATCAGAGTTGCGCTGATGTAGGTGTATCCTGTATGGCCGGGATGAGTACCTCAACTGCAAATGTGCCGAAAAGAATTTCCAATCTTTATGTACAGGCAGGGCAGACGTATGTGATTGTGGTTTCATCGAATTTGGCACCCTCGGCAAGTATCTGTTTCAATCTGAAAGTAGAAAGTTCAACTTGTCCGGCTCCGGCTACATTCACCTATAAAAATCTGTTGCAAAACAGTGTATCGTTTTCGTGGGATAACGTAGGCGGATTTGCTACAGCATGGGAATATAAAGCCTTACCAACCGGATCAGGAGTGCCAACCGGTGCCGGAACGGCTACAACAACTAATGTTGATAATGTAATTAATACAGGATTAGCACCGGGAACAACATACGATTTATATGTGCGTTCCGTTTGTGGCAGCGTTCCCGGAAACTGGAGCCTTCCGTATAAATTTACAACACAATGTGCTGTTTTCAATACTCCGTATTCAACCCAGTTTACCGGAGCTTCTGCTACTGTTCCGACACCTTGCTGGACAGCTGTTGATGTGAATAATGACGGCTTAACCTGGTCGTATCTCGGAGGTTATGCTACTATGCAGACCAATACGTATCAGAATTATAACAACGATATCTTTGTATCGCCACAGGTAAATGTGAGCGGAACACCAAAAAGATTGCGTTTTAAGCATCAGGTGGTTGGTGGCGTAGCGAGTTATGCCATTCGTATTTCTACAACAGGTATCGGAGCACAAAACTTTACCATTGAGTTAATGCCGGATACGCCGATTACCAATACAACCTGGGTGGAGAAAATTATCAATATTCCGACATCTGTTACGGGGCCGGTTAATATTGCCTGGGTGGTAAGTCCGGCTACAACACATACGGCTACGCGAATCTCTATTGATGATGTGTTTATTGAAGACAAACCGGCTTGCCCGGATCCGTTGAGCCCGGTGGCACAAAACGTAACCGAAGATCAGGCTTTATTATCCTGGGTTAACGGTGATACCGAGACACAATGGCAAGTCGCCATTCAGCCTTATGGAACGGGAATCCCAACCGGAATCGGAACATTGGTAAACAGTAATCCGTATCTGGCGACAAATTTAAGCCCGGCTACACATTATGAGTATTATGTAAGAGCTTATTGCTCGGCTACACAACAGAGTAACTGGGTAGGACCATTTGATTTTACAACGGCTTGTATTACGTTTCCGACCCCTTTTTCGGAAAGTTTTAATGATACAGATCCGACCACTAAAAAATTCTGCTGGACAACCAATAACGCCAATAACGATGGAGCACAATGGACAATGGGACCTACAGAAGCCCGTATTCAGCGTGGGTTTATGGGACCGAACTCTTTTGACGATTGGTTGATTACACCGGCCATTCACGCGGTTGGTAATAAAAAGCTAACGTTTAAATACCGTGCTCTTTTAACGCCGTTTACACCCAATCCGAGACATGGTATTCAGGTATTGATTTCAACGACCGATACCAATCCCACCAGCTTTACGGAAATTGCTCCGTTAATGGAATTTACCAATACAACTTATCAGGAGAAATCGTTGTATTTTACCGGTACAGGAACGGTATATATTGCTTTTAGAGTACCACCGGGATTACTGGCACCAGGTACGGCTTCGACACTAAATCTGGATGATGTATTGATCGAAGATGCCCCGGCTTGTCCGAATCCGTCTGATTTAGCAGCAGCGAGTATTACACAAAACGCAGCAGTTTTATCCTGGACTCCGGGTTATGCCGAAACAGCATGGGAAGTAAAAGTACAGTTGGCAGGAACCGGAATGCCAACGGGCTCCGGAACTCCGGTTACACCAAATGCGACGCATACACCCAATGATTTATTACCGGATACGGTTTATGAATATTATGTGAGAGCTGCCTGCGGATCGGCATATAGCGACTGGATCGGTCCGTTTACTTTCCGAACACTGTGTACGCCTTTTAACACCCCATTTGTAGAAACATTTAATAGCGATTCTACTTCCGAAAACTGTTGGAGAATCGTAAATAGTAATAATGATTCCAATGCCTGGAACCTTAACGTTACCGTGAATCCATATGAAGGTAATCAGATGGCAGGAATGTTCACCGGAAGTAACGGAGAAAATGATGACTGGTTGATTTCACCAACAATTAATGTTACAGCTAATCAACGTTTACGTTACTATTATCGTGTAAATGACAGTTTCTTTACCGAAGATTTAAAAATAAAATTATCAACTAACGGTATTGCGTTGGATCAGTTTACAACAACGTTATATGACTCTTCTACCGATCCGGTGTTGATCAACAATGTGGAGTATAAGGAAAAAATTATTAACCTTCCTGCGGGAGTAACCGGAAATATTAATATTGCATTCCATGTACCGTTTTACCAGAGTACCGGATCCTACAGAGGTCAGTTACTCTTTATCGATAATGTAGTAATTGAAGATATTCCGGCTTGTCCGCAACCTTCGAACGCTATTGCTTCCAACCTGACCGATACGGAAGTACAAATTAGTTGGGATGCTAACGGAACGACAGCACCGTGGGAAATTTCAGTGCAGCCTTTCGGAACGCCTGCACCGGTAGGTAATACGCAACCACAATATTTACATACGGCCAACAATAACCCCTATACGGTAAGCGGATTAATTCCGGCTACAAAATACCAATACTATATCCGCTCGCTTTGTGGCGCTTCCGGAAATAGCGAATGGATCGGCCCGTTTGTGTTTACGACAAAATGTAGTTTTGTAAACCTTTGTGAATATACGATTAGTCTGACCAGCGGAAGCTCGTGGGGCGTTGGCGGCGGTATCGATGTGATCCAGAACGGAGTAGTGGTTCAAACATTACAATTCCCTACAGGACCATTTAATCAGGTACCGCCACCGGCTGAATACACCTTATTATTATGTACCGGAGTAGAATATTCGTTATTCTGGGATGCTGTGGGAACAGCACCGGGACAATATCCGAATGCTCAGGTTGAGGTTAAAAATGCAAACGGAGATGTGGTATGGACCAGTCCGTTGGGATTAGGGACACCAAGAACGGTGCTGTATACCGGAGTATCCACTTGCGGAACCATTGCTTGTCCGCAACCGACAAATTTACAGGTTAACGCACAGTCTGTCTTTTCATGGACTCCGGGCGGATCGGAAACACAATGGGAAGTATTGGTTCAACCGGTTGGAAACGGAACATTACCACAATCGGGAACAATTGTAAATACGCCATCCTATACCCCGCAGCCATCGGATTTTGATTCTCCGACAGCGGCAACTTACGAATATTTTGTACGGGCAGTTTGTAGCGGAAGCAGTAACAGTTTCTGGTCCGGACCAAAAGTATTTGTTCGAAATGACGAGCCGTCTACCGCTATCGTAGTACCGGTTAATCAAAATGAAGAATGCAACAATTCGGTATCCAACGTTACGTTTTCCGGTGCAACACCTTCATCGGTACCGATGACTTGCAGCGGAATTAACGGAGGTGATATCTGGTTCGAATTTGCAGCCACTTCAAGAATTCATATTATTGAGGCCAACGGATTTACCGGAAACTTCTATATCTCTTCCGGAGATGAACCGTACCCGAATATGATAATGACTTTGTATAAAGTCGGAGCAGGCGGGGTATTGGAAGAAAAAGCATGTAGTAACAACAATACGATTACAGCAATGTATTCTTCTGAATTAGTAGTTGGCGAAACGTATAAAGTACGTTTAACACTAAACAGTACGGTAGCCAGTACCCGAAAATTCAACCTGTGTATTAAAACACCGGCTGATTTATGTAATGTAAATGCCGTTAACTATGATTTCGAGCATCCGCCGATGCAAAGCGTAACGGGAATTTATACCATTAGTACGCAATATGTGGTTCCGGGATGGCGCGTAAATCTGGATACCTGGGATGCGATGTTCTTCTCTGAAGCGTTAAATGCAATCAACTCTTCGCCTTATTCCGGCGGACAGTGTCTTCAGTTATTATCCGATCCGGAAGAAGACTGGAATCCGAATGATCCGAATATAAAAGGATTGTATAAAGAGTTTGATACTTCAGAAATTACACAGATGAACTATAGCTTTGCGCATGCTGCCAGAGCGACAAACGGAAGTTCAGTACAATTATATGCAGGACCGCCGGCGGGACCGTTTGCATTGGTAACGGAAGTATTCGCTCAGGGGTCGACATGGAATTTACATGAAGGTAGTTATACCGTTCCTACAGGACAGAATGTAACTCGTTTTATTTTCAGATCAAAAGAGAATGTCATCGGGAATATGTTGGATGCCGCAAACTTTAAAGCAAACAACGATGTAAAAACAACCGCGCATACTTTAAACTGTAGTCAGAATAGTACTACGGTTGAAGCTGAAGGAGTAGGACAATGGTCGGCAGCAGCGGATAATCCGGGTGCTACCGTAATTACAACACCGAATGTGAAAACAACCACGATTACCGGATTTACAACACCGGGTGTTTATACGTTTTACTGGAGAACACGTTACTGTGAAAAATCAGTTGTGATTACTTACGAAGGGATTACGGATGTACCAACAGTTACATCACCGGTAGTATATTGCCAAAATACAACGGCAGTGCCATTAACGGCAACGGCTCCGGCAAATTATACCCTATTATGGTTTACAGATCCGACCGGAACAGGAAGCGCTACGGCACCGACACCTGTTACAACAACGGTAGGAAACACATCGTATTATGTAAGCTTAACTGACGGAAACGGATGTCAGGGGCCAAAACAGGAAATCGTTGTTCAGGTTAATGCCTTACCGACAGCAACGGTAACAGCTCCGGCACCAATTTGCTCCGGATCTGCAACTACGATAGTATTTAACGGTACACCGAATGCAGTGGTAACGTATACTATTGATGGCGGCACCAATCAGACGGTAACATTAGATGCCAACGGAACGGCTTCCGTAACAACGCCGATACTAACAACGAATAGTGTTTATACATTAGTGAGTGTAAGTGATACCAATACCTGTTCGCAAAATCTGACCGATTCCATTACGGTAAATGTCATGGCATTACCAACGGCTACGATTTCAGGAACAACTGCAATCTGCTCGGGCGATACAGCAACAATTACATTTAACGGTACACCGAATGCTGTGATTACTTACACTGTAAATGGCGGCACCAATCAAACGGTAACATTGGATACCAACGGAACGGCTACAGTAACGACTTCGGCTTTAACTGCTGCTACCGTTTATGAATTGGTAAGTGTAGCGGCTGCAACTTCTTCCTGTACAGCAACGGTAACCGGATCAGCGACAATTACGATCAATTCGTTACCAACAGCAACAATTTCAGGAAATGCGACAATCTGTGCCGGTACGACCACTACAGTTAGTTTTACAGGTACACCAAACGCAGTAGTAACGTATACTATTGATAACGGAACACCACAAACAATAACATTGGATGCAAACGGTCAGGCAACGATTGTTACCGGAACCGGAGGCGTTTATACCATTATCACTGTAACCGCTTCGGGATCGTTAGCTTGTAGTCAGACACTATCCGATTCCATAACGATAACCGTAACGCCATTAGCAGCGCCAACCGTAACATTTGGTTATGATTCGGTTTGTGTGAATGCAACAACAAGTCCGGTGCCGACAATGGCCGGCGGATTTACCACAGGTGGTACGTTTAGTTCTGCTTCAGTAACGGTAAATGCAACTACAGGTGTTATCGATTTAACCGGAGCAACAGCAGGAACACATACAATTGCTTATGATATTGCAGCCAATACAACGAACTGTACGGATGCCGGACATTATGAAGCTTCTATTGTATTGACTTCAGGAGTTAATCCGGTTACGATTTTCAGTTATGATCCGGTATATTGCCCGGATAGCCCGAATGCTTTACCGCAAACAGCTACCGGATTTACACAGGGTGGAACTTTTGGTTCGGCACCGGGATTAAGTTTAAATACAACTACAGGTGAAATCAATATCGGAGCGAGTACACCGGGAAGTTATACGATTACGTATATCGTTCAGGCCGATTCCGCTACGTGTAATACAGGAGGACAAGATAGTTTTGATATCGTAATTACACCGTCGATCGCCGTTGTTGTTGAAAGCGGATGTGAAAACGAAACATTAGTACTACATGCCGTACCGGTAAACGGATCCTATAATCCCGCAACCGTATCCTATAGCTGGAAAGATCAGAATAATATTACTGTAGGAACCAATGATGCTATGTTTAATGTAGATCAGTATATGGCACAAAACCCGACAGCTGCTTTACCGCAAACCTTTACGGTTACGGTTACGTCCGGTACTTGTACAGGATCGGCAGCACTTCCGGTTACAAGCAACCCTTGCCGTATGATACCAAAAGGTATTTCACCGAATAATGACGGTTCGAATGATACTTTTGATCTTACCGGAATGGGAGTACGGGAATTATCGATCTTTAACCGCTATGGTACAGAAGTGTACAAATTCAGCGGAAATTATACCAACCAATGGCATGGAACGTCAAATAACGGTACTGAATTACCGGACGGAACGTATTTCTACGCACTTGTAAAAGAAAACGGAACCAAGGCTACCGGTTGGGTTTATATCAACAGAGAACAATAA
- a CDS encoding type IX secretion system membrane protein PorP/SprF — translation MKKIYFASLLVAMFALDVNAQQDPHYTQYMYNMNVMNPAYAGSKESLSGGILYRQQWVDLKGAPKTATLSLHSPVGKNVGLGISAVSDKIGPVEENNVYADFSYTLNLGGEHRLALGLKAGATFQKIGLFSEIGNGFVPHPGDVAFKEDTNNTYFNVGTGFFYYTQQYYLAFSVPNLLKKTHLDVTQNGQEYNFGSDVQHYFLTGGYVFNLSENTKFKPSFMMKSAFSAPTSLDLSANVMFFDKFEIGATYRLDDSFGGMVNYAITPGLRIGYAYDHIVSDLKVTTPASHELMLLFDLNFSKKVSLSPRYF, via the coding sequence ATGAAAAAAATATATTTTGCATCCCTGTTAGTGGCTATGTTCGCGCTGGACGTTAACGCACAACAGGATCCGCATTATACACAATACATGTATAACATGAATGTCATGAATCCCGCCTATGCCGGTTCGAAAGAAAGCTTATCCGGAGGGATTTTATACCGCCAGCAATGGGTGGATCTCAAAGGCGCACCCAAAACAGCTACTTTGTCGCTTCACAGTCCGGTAGGAAAAAATGTAGGGCTGGGAATTTCGGCAGTTTCGGATAAAATCGGCCCGGTTGAAGAGAATAATGTTTATGCTGATTTTTCCTATACGCTAAATTTAGGGGGCGAACATCGTCTGGCGTTAGGATTAAAGGCAGGAGCTACCTTTCAGAAAATCGGGCTGTTTTCCGAAATCGGTAACGGATTTGTACCGCATCCGGGTGATGTGGCTTTTAAAGAAGATACGAATAATACCTATTTTAATGTCGGAACCGGATTTTTCTATTACACGCAACAATACTATCTGGCCTTCTCCGTTCCGAATCTGTTAAAGAAAACGCATCTGGATGTTACCCAAAACGGACAGGAATATAATTTCGGAAGTGACGTACAACATTATTTCCTGACAGGAGGATATGTATTTAATCTATCCGAAAACACCAAGTTTAAACCGTCTTTTATGATGAAATCGGCTTTTAGCGCGCCTACTTCATTGGACTTATCAGCAAATGTTATGTTTTTCGACAAATTTGAAATCGGAGCAACATACCGATTGGATGATTCTTTTGGCGGAATGGTAAATTATGCGATTACACCGGGACTTCGTATCGGATATGCATATGATCATATCGTTTCTGATCTGAAAGTGACCACACCGGCATCGCACGAATTAATGTTGTTATTTGACCTGAACTTTTCTAAAAAAGTATCACTGTCACCCCGATATTTCTAA
- a CDS encoding OmpA family protein — MKKKYITLGLVLLLTASYGQEKVTEKADQLFENYQYVEAIAEYQKLAEGKNANAYVYTQLADSYYNVFNMTEAAKWYAKATQNKTNAETYYRYAQTLKAMGNYKEANKQMDTFAALIPNDARAKEHKANPNYIPSLTNRSKMFDVATTNINSKDQSDFGAVLTNDNTLYFVSTRNTSRRTDKWANQPYLDIFEATRNSDGTFSEPKPVSELNTAFHDGPVTISNDGNTMYFARDGHSAGQYERNKNNVKVGQQGIYKATKVDGKWSQIEALPFNSTTYSVTNPSLSKDGKTLYFASNMPGGMGESDIWKVSVTANGYGKPENLGPAVNTPGKENFPFIAEEDILYYASSGKQGFGGLDIFKVDLKSTEPAQNLGKPVNTEKDDFSFSFNKSQNIGFFASNRNGMDAIYTAIPICSAEAIAIVTNKKTGTLLSNASVAILDAKGNTIATKQTGSEGKVRYETDCETAYSFQVTAPDFETASFPVQKVKSGEVLVEAPLTPVEVIITDKEVLLNPVFFDFDKSNITEQGANELNKLVTVMKNHPTMVIFVKSHTDSKGSATYNLRLSEQRAQSTVQYLISKGVEKERISGKGFGNTEPKSNCTNCTEAQQAQNRRSEFIIIKK, encoded by the coding sequence ATGAAAAAAAAATATATAACATTAGGACTGGTATTGCTCTTAACAGCCAGTTACGGACAAGAAAAGGTTACGGAAAAGGCCGATCAATTATTTGAAAATTACCAGTACGTAGAAGCTATAGCAGAATACCAGAAACTGGCGGAAGGTAAAAATGCGAATGCTTATGTATATACGCAATTGGCCGACAGTTACTATAATGTGTTTAATATGACGGAAGCGGCGAAATGGTATGCCAAAGCGACCCAAAATAAAACGAATGCTGAAACCTATTACCGTTATGCTCAGACACTAAAAGCAATGGGGAATTATAAGGAAGCCAATAAGCAAATGGATACTTTTGCGGCTTTAATACCTAACGATGCACGGGCAAAGGAACACAAAGCCAATCCGAATTATATCCCAAGTCTGACAAACCGTTCGAAAATGTTTGATGTGGCAACGACCAATATCAATAGCAAGGATCAGAGCGACTTCGGAGCGGTATTGACAAATGATAATACGCTATATTTTGTGAGTACCCGAAATACATCCAGGAGAACAGACAAATGGGCGAATCAGCCGTATCTGGATATCTTTGAGGCCACCCGAAACAGCGATGGTACTTTTTCAGAACCCAAACCGGTAAGTGAACTAAATACCGCTTTCCACGACGGACCGGTAACAATTAGCAACGACGGTAATACCATGTATTTTGCAAGAGACGGACATAGTGCCGGACAATACGAACGCAATAAAAACAATGTAAAAGTAGGCCAGCAGGGAATTTATAAGGCAACAAAAGTTGATGGAAAATGGTCGCAGATCGAAGCATTACCGTTTAACAGTACGACCTATTCCGTAACCAATCCAAGTTTGAGTAAAGATGGAAAAACACTCTATTTCGCATCCAATATGCCGGGTGGAATGGGGGAATCCGATATCTGGAAAGTGAGTGTTACGGCTAACGGATACGGAAAGCCGGAAAATCTCGGCCCTGCTGTCAATACGCCCGGAAAAGAGAATTTCCCGTTTATTGCTGAGGAAGACATTTTATATTATGCCTCTTCCGGAAAACAGGGATTTGGCGGATTGGATATCTTTAAAGTGGATTTAAAATCGACAGAGCCGGCTCAAAACTTAGGAAAACCGGTCAATACTGAAAAAGATGATTTCTCCTTTAGTTTTAATAAAAGTCAGAATATCGGTTTTTTTGCTTCCAACAGAAATGGGATGGATGCCATTTATACCGCAATCCCGATTTGTTCGGCCGAAGCAATTGCCATCGTCACCAATAAAAAAACAGGCACTCTATTATCCAATGCTTCGGTAGCGATTCTGGATGCTAAAGGAAATACAATTGCAACAAAACAAACCGGTTCCGAAGGTAAAGTACGCTATGAAACCGATTGCGAAACCGCTTATAGCTTTCAGGTAACCGCTCCGGATTTTGAAACCGCTTCATTCCCGGTACAAAAAGTAAAATCGGGTGAAGTACTTGTTGAAGCGCCATTAACGCCAGTTGAAGTGATTATTACCGATAAGGAAGTATTGTTAAACCCGGTGTTTTTTGATTTCGATAAAAGCAATATTACAGAACAGGGCGCAAATGAGTTAAACAAACTGGTAACGGTTATGAAAAACCATCCGACAATGGTGATTTTCGTAAAATCACATACCGACTCCAAAGGTAGTGCAACTTATAACCTTAGATTATCGGAACAAAGAGCACAATCAACAGTACAGTATCTGATCTCTAAAGGAGTTGAAAAAGAACGCATCTCCGGTAAGGGATTCGGAAATACCGAACCGAAGAGCAACTGCACCAATTGCACGGAAGCGCAACAGGCACAAAACAGACGCTCTGAATTTATAATTATTAAAAAATAG